One window of the Pradoshia eiseniae genome contains the following:
- a CDS encoding carbohydrate ABC transporter substrate-binding protein, translated as MNKKFLLSILTVLFSLSLMACQGDEASDGKASGKETLHVAALESAYSNEMWTKLKDAYEKANPDITIELTVDKNLEETISPNMKAGTYPDVVMLATGRKLALTETLIKDKALEDLTDVLDMNVYGEETKVKDKLVPGFTETLATNPYNDGKTYMAPMFYSPTGLFYNANLFEEKGWTVPETWDEMWELGDKAKKEGISLFTYPTTGYFDAFFYSLLLEVGGPDFYNKAMTYEDKIWESPEATKAFEIVGKLAEYTEPTTVANANDKDFTKNQQLILDNKALFMPNGTWVVGEMAEAPRAEGFEWGMTALPAVEENGDRYAFTFFEQIWVPSAAENKDAAKEFITYVYSDEAAAIFAESGAIQPIEGISDQLSDDNKLFYSIYDNGAKAGMGGFAATEAVEGVSMAATLFGTIDSIVSGDKSVSEWQESVEKASDQLREAMN; from the coding sequence AAAAAGTTTCTATTGTCAATTTTGACTGTTTTGTTTTCTCTTAGTTTAATGGCTTGCCAGGGTGATGAAGCAAGTGATGGAAAGGCATCAGGTAAAGAAACCCTTCATGTGGCAGCGCTTGAATCAGCTTATAGCAATGAAATGTGGACAAAGCTGAAGGATGCTTATGAAAAGGCGAATCCTGATATTACGATTGAATTGACTGTTGATAAAAATCTTGAAGAAACCATTAGCCCTAATATGAAAGCCGGTACCTACCCAGATGTCGTCATGCTGGCCACAGGGAGAAAGCTGGCCTTAACAGAGACTTTGATAAAAGATAAAGCCTTAGAGGATCTTACAGATGTTCTTGATATGAATGTCTATGGAGAAGAAACGAAGGTTAAAGATAAGCTTGTACCAGGTTTTACGGAAACTCTTGCCACAAATCCATATAACGATGGCAAAACATATATGGCTCCAATGTTCTACAGCCCTACTGGACTATTCTATAATGCTAACCTTTTTGAAGAAAAAGGATGGACAGTGCCAGAGACTTGGGATGAAATGTGGGAGTTAGGCGACAAAGCGAAAAAAGAGGGAATTTCTTTATTCACCTACCCTACCACTGGCTATTTTGATGCCTTCTTCTACTCTTTATTACTAGAGGTTGGAGGTCCTGATTTCTATAATAAGGCGATGACATATGAAGATAAAATATGGGAGTCTCCTGAAGCGACAAAGGCTTTTGAAATCGTTGGGAAATTGGCCGAGTATACAGAGCCAACGACAGTAGCAAATGCAAACGATAAAGACTTTACAAAAAACCAGCAATTAATTCTGGATAATAAAGCGTTATTCATGCCAAATGGTACTTGGGTTGTCGGTGAGATGGCTGAGGCACCAAGAGCAGAGGGCTTTGAATGGGGAATGACAGCTTTGCCTGCTGTTGAAGAAAACGGTGATCGCTATGCCTTTACGTTCTTTGAACAAATATGGGTTCCATCCGCAGCAGAGAATAAAGATGCGGCAAAAGAATTTATTACGTATGTATATTCTGATGAAGCTGCAGCCATCTTTGCAGAAAGCGGGGCTATCCAACCAATTGAGGGAATTTCTGATCAATTGAGCGATGATAATAAGCTGTTTTACAGTATCTATGATAACGGAGCTAAAGCCGGTATGGGCGGATTTGCTGCTACTGAAGCTGTTGAAGGAGTTAGTATGGCAGCAACCTTGTTTGGGACAATTGACAGTATTGTCTCTGGTGATAAGAGTGTATCTGAGTGGCAGGAATCAGTTGAAAAGGCAAGTGATCAATTGAGAGAAGCCATGAATTAA
- a CDS encoding carbohydrate ABC transporter permease, protein MNKKTEKSIFIFVCTVPALIMLSIFMIYPTIEVFRMSLYKWGGFSNNKVFVGLDNFKILWNDMNFIHALQNSVLLLVIVTIFTMVMAILFAAILTRENIKGNSLFRVIFYIPNILSIVVIAGIFSAVYDPNTGLLNNLLGLFNLDNLQKMWLGDQKIAIYSIGAALIWQAIGYYMVMYMASIANIPESFYEASALEGAGRIKQFTSITLPLIWNNIRTTLTFFIISTINLSFLLVQAMTGGGPDGSTEVFLSYMYKQAYTNSSYGYGMAIGVVIFLFSFALSALVSLVTKREVQEY, encoded by the coding sequence ATGAATAAGAAAACGGAAAAAAGTATATTTATCTTTGTTTGTACAGTACCTGCCTTAATTATGTTGTCCATATTCATGATTTATCCGACGATTGAAGTCTTTAGAATGTCCTTATATAAATGGGGCGGCTTCTCTAATAATAAGGTATTTGTCGGTCTAGATAACTTTAAGATTCTCTGGAATGATATGAATTTTATTCATGCCCTTCAAAACAGTGTTTTACTGCTTGTAATTGTAACAATTTTCACAATGGTTATGGCCATCCTATTTGCTGCGATTTTAACAAGAGAGAATATAAAGGGGAATAGCCTTTTCAGAGTCATTTTCTATATCCCGAATATCCTTTCGATTGTTGTTATCGCGGGGATATTCTCGGCGGTCTATGATCCGAATACCGGATTATTAAATAACCTCCTTGGGTTGTTCAACTTAGATAACCTGCAAAAAATGTGGCTTGGTGATCAAAAAATCGCCATTTACAGTATCGGTGCAGCACTTATCTGGCAAGCGATTGGCTACTATATGGTCATGTATATGGCTAGCATAGCAAACATACCGGAAAGCTTCTATGAGGCATCAGCATTAGAGGGGGCAGGACGGATTAAGCAGTTTACGAGTATCACTTTACCGCTGATTTGGAATAACATCCGTACAACGTTGACCTTTTTTATCATCAGTACGATTAACCTAAGCTTCCTATTGGTTCAAGCGATGACGGGGGGCGGACCAGATGGCTCGACGGAGGTTTTCTTGAGTTATATGTACAAGCAGGCTTATACCAATTCCTCGTATGGTTACGGGATGGCTATCGGTGTTGTCATCTTCCTGTTCTCATTCGCATTATCAGCCCTTGTCAGTCTAGTCACAAAACGGGAAGTACAGGAGTATTAA
- a CDS encoding carbohydrate ABC transporter permease translates to MKARKSMSAETAYRLFIYLALFTLAISILVPVAWVFLASIKQNAEFYGSPWALPEGFYFQNFIDAFQKANMGGYMLNSAIVTTLALAILLVVALPAAYVLARYTFRGSRLMNVLFKAGLFINVNYIVVPIFLMLVDGDTLLREVFGEGFLLDNLVVLAFVYAATALPFTIYLLSSYFQSLPSTYEEAAFIDGAGYFKTMAKVMIPMARPSIVAVILFNFLAFWNEYIIALTLIPGPDKTLPVGLMNLMAAQKSAANYGQMYAGMVLVMLPTLILYIIVQKKLTQGMTLGGLKD, encoded by the coding sequence ATGAAAGCACGAAAAAGCATGAGTGCTGAAACAGCCTATCGCTTATTTATCTATCTTGCGTTATTTACACTGGCTATTTCGATCCTTGTCCCAGTTGCATGGGTTTTCCTTGCCTCAATCAAGCAAAACGCGGAATTTTACGGAAGCCCGTGGGCTTTGCCGGAGGGATTCTATTTCCAGAACTTTATTGATGCCTTCCAAAAGGCGAATATGGGCGGCTATATGCTGAATTCCGCTATTGTGACCACGCTTGCCCTGGCCATTCTATTGGTTGTGGCGTTGCCTGCAGCATATGTTCTGGCACGGTATACGTTCAGAGGCAGCCGTTTGATGAATGTTTTATTTAAAGCAGGATTATTTATTAATGTGAACTATATAGTTGTTCCGATTTTTCTTATGCTCGTAGACGGAGATACCCTCTTGCGTGAAGTGTTTGGGGAGGGATTTTTATTGGATAATTTAGTTGTTCTCGCATTCGTATACGCGGCGACGGCTTTGCCTTTTACGATTTATTTATTATCAAGCTACTTTCAATCCTTACCATCTACATATGAAGAGGCAGCTTTTATCGATGGAGCAGGTTATTTTAAGACAATGGCAAAAGTCATGATTCCAATGGCTCGGCCAAGTATAGTTGCTGTCATCCTATTTAACTTTCTGGCGTTCTGGAATGAGTACATCATAGCTCTTACCTTAATACCAGGTCCCGATAAAACCTTGCCTGTTGGATTAATGAATTTGATGGCAGCACAGAAATCAGCCGCAAACTATGGGCAAATGTATGCAGGTATGGTCCTTGTCATGCTGCCAACCTTGATTCTGTATATTATTGTGCAAAAGAAATTAACGCAAGGCATGACCCTTGGCGGTCTAAAAGATTAG
- the gnpA gene encoding 1,3-beta-galactosyl-N-acetylhexosamine phosphorylase has protein sequence MRNGRGRVTLPSQKDFLNETKELMERWGADAIRDSDGTKLDDDIKQLDAKIYTTYFVARGHNDFAEKHMEECQQLYLMSQFNTAHNEELKIDFMKGYFEEQLKPDYVHDPKVYWEVIDRTTGKVVDIDNWSVNKQDNSVTITNAIPWHEYTVSFLVYAIWDPTQMYNHITNDWGDTPHDIPFDVRQPNSNKYMKDYLSQWLKENPDTDVVRFTTFFYHFTLVFNNLGKEKFVDWFGYGASVSVAALDAFEKEKGYRLRPEDIVDQGYYNTSFRIPTKAFLDYMDFVQKFVAEEARKLVDIVHESGKEAMMFLGDNWIGTEPYGEYFKNIGLDAVVGSVGGGATLRMIADIPHVRYTEGRFLPYFFPDTFYEGNNPVIEANENWLTARRAILRNPVDRIGYGGYLSLAYKFPDFVSYIESVTDEFREIYDTIHGVEPYSGLKVAILNSWGKLRTWQTHMVAHALWYKQIYSYLGILESLSGADVDVVFISFDDVINNGVPDDVDVIINAGDAGTAFSGGHYWTNEKLVTTIRSWIYNGGGFIGVGEPTAYQHEGHYFQLATALGVDKELGFSLSTDKYFVTPVNEHFITKDSQSFDFGEGMKNIYALSEKTEILEYSDGEVHLASGSFGQGRTVYIAGLPYSEENTRLLMRSLYYAAQKEEAFYRWHSSNIYCEVHVYPAIGKAAIVNNSMEEQTTMIYNGQGKAKEVKLAPSEIRWEVFSDEGEFADRD, from the coding sequence ATGAGAAATGGAAGAGGACGTGTAACACTTCCGAGTCAGAAGGACTTTTTAAATGAAACAAAAGAGCTAATGGAACGTTGGGGTGCTGATGCCATCAGGGATAGTGACGGGACTAAATTAGATGATGACATTAAGCAGCTGGATGCCAAAATCTACACCACCTATTTTGTTGCGCGTGGCCATAATGATTTTGCCGAGAAACATATGGAGGAATGCCAGCAGCTTTATTTAATGAGTCAATTTAATACGGCCCATAATGAGGAGCTTAAGATTGATTTCATGAAGGGCTATTTTGAGGAGCAGCTAAAGCCTGATTATGTGCATGACCCTAAAGTCTATTGGGAAGTTATTGATCGTACAACTGGCAAAGTTGTAGATATAGATAATTGGAGCGTAAATAAACAAGATAATAGTGTGACAATCACGAATGCGATTCCTTGGCACGAGTATACAGTATCATTTTTGGTTTATGCGATTTGGGATCCTACGCAAATGTACAATCACATTACGAATGACTGGGGTGATACCCCTCATGATATCCCGTTTGATGTAAGGCAGCCAAATTCCAATAAATATATGAAGGATTATTTGAGCCAATGGCTGAAGGAGAATCCTGATACAGATGTCGTCCGGTTTACGACATTCTTTTATCACTTTACCCTTGTGTTCAATAATCTTGGGAAAGAAAAATTTGTGGATTGGTTTGGCTATGGAGCTAGTGTATCCGTCGCAGCCCTTGATGCCTTTGAGAAAGAGAAGGGCTATCGCTTAAGACCAGAGGATATCGTTGACCAAGGATATTACAACACATCCTTCCGAATTCCGACGAAGGCATTTTTGGATTATATGGATTTTGTGCAAAAGTTTGTTGCAGAAGAAGCTAGAAAGCTAGTAGATATCGTCCATGAAAGCGGGAAAGAAGCCATGATGTTTCTTGGGGACAATTGGATTGGCACTGAGCCGTATGGAGAATACTTCAAAAACATCGGACTTGATGCAGTAGTTGGCAGTGTAGGCGGAGGAGCGACCTTGCGCATGATTGCAGATATCCCGCATGTCCGATATACAGAAGGCAGATTCCTGCCGTATTTCTTCCCGGATACGTTTTATGAAGGCAATAACCCAGTCATTGAAGCAAATGAAAATTGGCTGACGGCCAGGAGAGCCATCCTAAGGAATCCAGTGGACAGGATTGGGTATGGCGGGTATTTAAGCTTGGCCTACAAGTTCCCTGATTTCGTTTCCTATATAGAAAGTGTGACAGATGAATTCCGTGAAATATACGATACGATTCACGGAGTTGAACCATATAGCGGATTGAAGGTAGCCATCTTAAACTCATGGGGGAAATTGAGGACATGGCAGACCCATATGGTTGCCCATGCACTATGGTATAAACAAATTTATTCCTATTTGGGCATCCTGGAATCATTAAGCGGGGCAGATGTTGATGTTGTCTTCATCAGCTTTGATGATGTGATTAACAATGGAGTACCTGATGATGTTGATGTTATCATCAATGCCGGTGACGCTGGTACTGCGTTTTCGGGCGGCCATTATTGGACAAATGAAAAGCTTGTCACAACAATTAGGTCTTGGATCTATAACGGCGGAGGCTTCATTGGCGTTGGTGAACCGACAGCCTATCAGCATGAGGGCCATTACTTCCAGTTGGCCACTGCCCTTGGTGTCGATAAAGAATTAGGGTTTAGCCTATCAACTGATAAATATTTTGTCACACCTGTCAACGAGCATTTTATTACAAAGGACAGTCAATCATTTGATTTCGGTGAAGGGATGAAAAACATCTATGCCCTCTCTGAGAAGACTGAAATCCTTGAGTACTCTGATGGTGAAGTTCATCTGGCGAGCGGCTCATTTGGGCAGGGAAGAACAGTCTATATCGCGGGACTACCATACAGTGAAGAAAACACGCGTCTATTAATGCGTTCATTATATTATGCTGCCCAGAAAGAAGAAGCGTTCTATAGATGGCATTCAAGCAATATTTATTGTGAGGTTCATGTATATCCAGCTATAGGGAAAGCGGCTATCGTGAATAATTCGATGGAAGAACAGACGACAATGATTTACAATGGCCAAGGCAAAGCCAAGGAAGTGAAGCTAGCACCTAGTGAAATAAGGTGGGAGGTTTTTTCTGATGAAGGAGAATTTGCTGATCGTGATTAA
- a CDS encoding DUF6903 family protein, whose product MKENLLIVIKVLLFIFCLALIIIGQKTVGKMELGLMLIGLAGLLGLLYDYNRKYA is encoded by the coding sequence ATGAAGGAGAATTTGCTGATCGTGATTAAGGTACTTTTATTCATCTTCTGCCTTGCATTAATCATTATTGGACAGAAGACAGTGGGGAAGATGGAGTTAGGGCTGATGTTAATTGGTCTGGCAGGCCTTCTCGGGCTCCTGTATGATTACAATCGCAAATATGCCTAA
- a CDS encoding ROK family protein, translating into MKKAIGLDIGGTKIAAGIVTEQGELLGRVEVKSDPSGREAMFVRVCEAVEQVLNEVSISIDQIEGIGAGVPGKVDRKEGIAIYQNNLPWGNFPIRERLADRFKENRIIIDNDVYMAAFAEWVSQKDLEETFVYITISTGIASSIIHKGDFIRGAGFAGELGLIPVLIGDSNERLEKIAAGPGIRKLAEKELKQDIGSTKDVFDRFLSGAEGYDVIIEQIAEYIAQGIYSISSLIDPHRIVFGGSVIVNNPFLLDLIKNKLKAHQLVDQQHLLNHLYISRLRENNGVVGAGLRVFDDSL; encoded by the coding sequence ATGAAAAAGGCAATTGGTCTTGATATAGGCGGAACGAAGATAGCAGCAGGAATTGTGACAGAACAGGGTGAGCTGCTTGGACGAGTGGAAGTGAAAAGTGATCCTTCAGGCAGGGAAGCGATGTTTGTAAGAGTATGCGAAGCCGTGGAGCAGGTGTTGAACGAGGTCTCAATCAGTATTGATCAGATTGAAGGAATCGGTGCAGGGGTCCCAGGGAAAGTGGATCGTAAGGAAGGTATTGCTATCTATCAGAATAACCTTCCATGGGGTAACTTTCCGATAAGAGAGCGCTTGGCAGATCGATTCAAGGAAAACCGGATTATCATTGATAATGATGTGTATATGGCGGCATTTGCCGAATGGGTCTCACAGAAGGACCTGGAGGAGACATTTGTTTATATTACCATCAGCACGGGAATTGCCAGCTCGATTATTCATAAAGGCGACTTTATCAGGGGAGCTGGTTTTGCCGGAGAGTTGGGGCTCATTCCAGTCCTTATAGGCGACTCGAATGAAAGGCTAGAGAAAATAGCGGCAGGTCCAGGTATTCGAAAATTAGCAGAGAAAGAATTAAAGCAGGATATTGGATCCACAAAAGATGTTTTTGATAGATTTCTAAGTGGGGCTGAAGGCTATGATGTCATCATTGAACAGATTGCTGAATATATTGCGCAGGGAATTTATTCGATCTCGAGCTTGATTGATCCTCATAGAATCGTGTTCGGCGGAAGTGTCATCGTAAACAACCCATTTTTGTTAGATCTAATCAAAAATAAGTTAAAGGCACATCAGCTAGTGGATCAGCAGCATCTATTGAATCATTTGTATATTAGCAGGCTAAGAGAAAACAATGGTGTTGTCGGTGCGGGGTTACGCGTTTTTGATGACAGTTTATGA
- the msrA gene encoding peptide-methionine (S)-S-oxide reductase MsrA has protein sequence MEERKELATFAGGCFWCMVSPFEEQPGVYGIVSGYTGGHTENPTYEEVCSETTGHYEAVQITFNPDVMPYEKLLEQYWQQIDPTDPGGQFNDRGQSYRTAIFYHTDEQRRLAEESKQALAESGRFQKEIVTEIRPAAPFYEAEEKHQQYHRKNPFHYNLYKEGSGRARFIRENWKKVKGPEQLRKELTELQYEVTRNNATEPPFDNEYWDNEEDGIYVDIITGEPLFSSLDQYDAGCGWPSFTKPLQRMELEEKLDTSYGMRRIEVRAKTSDSHLGHVFDDGPGPDGARYCINSAALRFIPKEKLSDEGYGQYEKLFK, from the coding sequence ATGGAGGAAAGGAAGGAGCTCGCGACATTTGCTGGCGGATGCTTTTGGTGCATGGTCTCTCCATTTGAAGAACAGCCAGGCGTTTATGGCATTGTCTCAGGTTATACGGGCGGACATACAGAAAACCCGACATATGAAGAGGTTTGTTCTGAAACAACGGGCCATTATGAGGCTGTTCAAATTACCTTTAACCCAGATGTAATGCCTTATGAGAAATTACTTGAGCAATATTGGCAGCAGATTGACCCGACTGATCCGGGCGGCCAATTCAATGATAGAGGACAATCCTACCGAACGGCTATTTTTTACCATACAGATGAACAGCGCAGGTTAGCGGAAGAGTCAAAGCAAGCGCTAGCTGAGAGCGGCCGCTTCCAGAAAGAGATTGTCACTGAAATCCGGCCTGCTGCCCCGTTTTACGAAGCAGAGGAGAAGCATCAGCAATATCACAGGAAGAATCCTTTTCACTACAATCTCTATAAGGAGGGTTCCGGACGTGCCCGCTTTATCCGAGAGAATTGGAAAAAAGTCAAAGGTCCGGAACAGCTCAGGAAGGAATTGACTGAGCTCCAATATGAGGTGACGAGAAATAATGCGACTGAACCGCCGTTTGATAATGAATATTGGGATAATGAAGAGGATGGAATCTATGTAGACATTATCACCGGTGAGCCGCTATTCAGCTCACTTGACCAGTATGATGCCGGCTGTGGCTGGCCAAGCTTTACAAAACCATTGCAGCGCATGGAGCTAGAAGAGAAGCTCGACACCTCCTATGGGATGAGGCGAATTGAAGTCAGGGCAAAAACCTCGGATTCTCATCTTGGCCATGTATTTGATGATGGGCCAGGACCAGATGGGGCGCGATATTGCATCAATTCTGCCGCCCTGCGATTTATTCCGAAGGAGAAATTGTCAGATGAAGGATATGGGCAATACGAGAAGTTATTTAAATGA
- a CDS encoding bifunctional 2',3'-cyclic-nucleotide 2'-phosphodiesterase/3'-nucleotidase has product MFAILLFTTPFQMLDAEASKNHKGKKNKENSKVSLRIMETTDVHMNLLSYDYYKNSESPNVGLAKTATLINQARSEVKNSVLVDNGDLIQGNPFATYKAKIDPLEKKEVHPAIKAMNLLDYDIATLGNHEFNYGLEFLDEVYNDAKFDFVNANVYIDDKDGNPNNDQNKYRPYKIVNKKVKDQSGKTKVVKIGYIGFVPPQINEWDKAHLDGKVITKDITKTAEKYIPMMKKKGADVIVAMAHSGFSSNEQNTEDTIYALSKVKGIDALTFSHTHKVFPAADVSKLDALFKDENGNVLPGVDNEKGTINGVPAVQAGFGGGSLGIIDLTLEKKKGKWSVTDSQSSTRAVTSDVEPNRAIVKAVTKDHEATIDYVNTPIGTTTDDIYSYFALVKDDPSIQVVTNAQTWYAENYIKLNKPELADIPILSAGAPFKAGRNGVEEFTEIKKGDLTIRSAADLYLYDNTLKAIKLTGADVKEWLEMSAGKFNTVDPANTETQELLNPSFAVYNYDVIDGVTYQIDVTKKPKYTPTGAVANPDSSRIINLEYNGAPVQPDQEFIVVTNNYRANGGGNFPGVTNGEIVIDSAEENRQVLMDYISEVKEITPTADNNWSLAPIAGDVNLTFTTSPKAQEYITEDSPFTYTGKTDDKGFGIFTYDLNRGISIQLLSMNDLHGQLDTVTTVDGKTAGKIEYTAAALKEREALNPNTFIVHSGDMIGGSPLLSASFQDEPTVEVMEAIGFDAGTLGNHEFDEGIDELKRMISGGDHEKGTKGYDGMDFPVVAANAYDTRDNELITDPYTILEAEGQKIGVIGVVTQETPEMIVRKGNETLKITDEVEAINTYTEELKKEGIEAIIVLAHNPATQDGYTDRYDASRIAEQINDEVDIIFAAHNHVGVNRVVDNKLIVQAYSYGSAIADVDIEIDPVTGDIFHKEAEIVTVFQDDYTPDPEVIAIMDKYTALVEPIKAQVVGQSAETLIKGYPTIAQTNSDLALGNLIADGMRVAMDADFAMMNGGGVRSPLEAGEVTFGDLFAIQPFGNVLNKATLSGADIAVVLDEQITARGLDYHISGLKYTYTYDDETKTGKVVDIFLEDGSKIDPEKEYTVVVNNYMYTNISTSFDELASSMEVGPVDIDATVDYVKTLPQPFTYAVEGRIQRVQ; this is encoded by the coding sequence ATGTTTGCCATTCTTTTATTCACCACCCCATTCCAGATGCTAGATGCAGAGGCATCCAAAAATCATAAGGGCAAGAAAAACAAGGAAAATTCCAAGGTCTCCCTTCGCATTATGGAAACAACAGATGTCCATATGAATCTGTTAAGCTATGATTATTACAAAAACAGCGAATCTCCGAATGTCGGGCTCGCTAAAACAGCTACCCTCATCAACCAGGCACGCAGTGAAGTGAAAAACAGCGTCCTCGTTGATAATGGCGACCTTATACAAGGTAACCCATTTGCTACATACAAGGCTAAAATTGACCCTCTTGAAAAAAAGGAAGTCCATCCAGCCATTAAAGCAATGAACCTTTTGGATTATGATATTGCCACGCTTGGCAACCATGAGTTCAATTATGGATTAGAATTTTTAGATGAAGTATATAATGATGCGAAATTTGATTTCGTCAACGCGAATGTCTATATCGATGACAAAGACGGAAATCCAAACAATGATCAAAATAAATACAGACCTTATAAGATTGTTAACAAGAAGGTAAAAGACCAATCAGGCAAGACAAAAGTCGTAAAAATCGGCTATATCGGGTTTGTGCCTCCCCAAATCAACGAGTGGGATAAAGCCCATCTTGACGGCAAGGTTATCACAAAGGATATTACCAAAACAGCCGAAAAATATATTCCAATGATGAAGAAAAAAGGTGCTGATGTCATCGTTGCCATGGCTCATTCCGGCTTCAGCAGCAATGAGCAGAACACGGAAGATACCATTTATGCCTTAAGCAAGGTAAAAGGCATCGATGCCCTCACCTTCTCCCATACGCACAAGGTCTTCCCAGCTGCTGATGTCAGTAAGCTAGATGCCCTCTTTAAGGACGAGAACGGTAACGTCCTTCCTGGAGTAGATAATGAAAAAGGAACCATTAACGGCGTTCCAGCTGTACAAGCTGGCTTCGGCGGCGGTTCCCTTGGAATCATTGATTTAACTCTAGAGAAGAAGAAAGGGAAATGGAGTGTTACTGATTCTCAGTCCTCCACACGAGCAGTTACTAGCGATGTTGAGCCAAATCGAGCAATCGTGAAGGCTGTCACAAAAGACCATGAAGCTACCATTGATTATGTAAATACACCAATAGGAACAACGACTGATGATATATACAGCTACTTTGCTCTTGTGAAGGATGACCCATCCATTCAGGTCGTGACCAATGCTCAAACTTGGTATGCGGAGAATTACATCAAGCTCAATAAGCCAGAGCTTGCTGATATTCCGATTCTCTCGGCTGGAGCACCTTTCAAAGCTGGCCGTAACGGGGTTGAGGAATTCACAGAAATCAAAAAAGGTGATTTAACTATTCGCAGTGCTGCCGATCTTTATTTATACGACAACACCTTAAAGGCCATCAAATTGACCGGTGCTGACGTAAAAGAATGGCTTGAAATGTCTGCCGGCAAATTCAACACAGTTGATCCGGCTAACACAGAGACACAGGAATTATTAAACCCGTCCTTCGCCGTTTATAACTATGATGTGATTGATGGCGTTACCTATCAAATCGATGTGACGAAGAAACCAAAATATACTCCGACTGGAGCGGTCGCTAATCCAGATTCAAGCCGAATCATCAATCTGGAGTACAATGGCGCTCCTGTCCAGCCAGATCAGGAGTTCATTGTTGTAACAAATAATTACCGTGCAAATGGCGGTGGGAACTTCCCAGGCGTTACAAACGGCGAGATCGTTATTGATTCAGCTGAAGAGAACCGTCAAGTCTTGATGGACTATATCTCAGAAGTAAAAGAAATCACGCCAACAGCTGATAATAACTGGTCCCTTGCACCTATTGCTGGTGATGTGAATCTAACATTTACGACATCACCAAAAGCTCAAGAATACATCACAGAAGACAGCCCATTCACGTATACAGGCAAAACGGATGATAAAGGCTTTGGTATCTTCACCTATGATTTGAATCGCGGAATCAGCATCCAGCTATTGAGCATGAATGATCTGCATGGCCAGCTTGACACTGTCACGACCGTGGACGGCAAGACAGCGGGAAAGATTGAATATACAGCTGCTGCCCTAAAGGAACGCGAGGCTTTGAACCCCAATACATTCATCGTTCATTCCGGTGATATGATTGGGGGCAGCCCCCTCCTCTCTGCCTCTTTCCAGGATGAGCCGACTGTTGAGGTCATGGAAGCCATCGGCTTTGATGCCGGGACACTTGGAAACCATGAATTTGACGAAGGCATTGATGAATTGAAAAGAATGATTTCCGGCGGGGATCATGAAAAGGGAACGAAGGGATATGACGGCATGGATTTCCCTGTCGTTGCTGCCAATGCCTATGACACTCGCGATAATGAGCTTATTACTGATCCTTATACAATCCTTGAAGCAGAAGGCCAAAAAATTGGCGTCATCGGTGTTGTCACACAGGAAACACCCGAAATGATTGTTCGTAAGGGAAATGAAACATTAAAGATTACAGATGAAGTAGAAGCCATTAATACGTATACAGAAGAACTAAAAAAGGAAGGCATTGAGGCAATTATTGTCCTTGCTCATAACCCCGCCACCCAGGATGGCTATACAGATCGCTATGATGCAAGCAGGATTGCTGAGCAAATCAATGATGAAGTGGATATCATCTTTGCCGCTCACAATCATGTAGGAGTTAACCGTGTGGTAGATAATAAACTCATCGTACAAGCCTACTCATACGGTTCAGCCATTGCAGATGTTGACATTGAAATTGACCCGGTTACCGGTGATATCTTCCACAAGGAAGCTGAAATCGTGACAGTATTCCAGGATGATTACACACCAGACCCTGAGGTCATTGCTATCATGGATAAATATACAGCTCTTGTAGAGCCAATCAAGGCCCAGGTTGTCGGCCAATCTGCTGAAACCTTGATCAAAGGGTACCCAACGATTGCGCAAACCAACAGCGACCTTGCCCTCGGCAACCTGATTGCTGATGGAATGAGAGTCGCGATGGATGCAGACTTTGCCATGATGAATGGCGGCGGTGTCCGTTCTCCGCTTGAAGCTGGGGAAGTAACGTTTGGCGACCTCTTCGCAATCCAGCCATTCGGCAATGTCCTAAACAAGGCCACCCTTAGCGGAGCTGACATAGCTGTCGTACTTGATGAACAAATTACAGCAAGAGGCTTAGACTACCATATCTCTGGCCTAAAATATACGTACACCTATGACGATGAAACTAAAACAGGCAAAGTTGTGGACATCTTCCTTGAAGATGGCAGCAAAATCGATCCTGAAAAGGAATACACTGTTGTTGTAAATAATTATATGTACACAAATATCAGTACTAGCTTTGATGAGCTCGCTTCTTCCATGGAGGTTGGGCCAGTTGATATCGATGCCACTGTTGACTATGTAAAAACTCTGCCACAGCCATTTACTTATGCTGTTGAAGGACGGATCCAGAGAGTTCAATAG